A single window of Dermacentor albipictus isolate Rhodes 1998 colony chromosome 1, USDA_Dalb.pri_finalv2, whole genome shotgun sequence DNA harbors:
- the LOC139054747 gene encoding uncharacterized protein, with the protein MRPKDLPRRRGSNERVCKKGPRSGRPRESAACLVGSCPIVRRSVNQLLSNHRCVRSILRADHQRVDLGKSCRASAADGCLHLAELSTCNNFLWHIFIKLREGRLGLARLRGRVVPLAFNTRRRRSFILVHSPLMKHRSIEFLEMLESRMSPKQFPLREGLELNKHLRHARLCYGLLDYQTRDPMDALRSTVTTLDTL; encoded by the exons ATGAGGCCGAAGGACTTGCCGCGACGGCGAGGCTCCAACGAAAGG GTCTGCAAGAAAGGACCCCGGAGTGGCCGCCCACGAGAGTCTGCTGCGTGCCTGGTCGGCAGCTGTCCCATCGTGCGCCGGTCGGTCAACCAGCTCTTGTCCAACCATCGCTGCGTGCGGAGCATCTTGCGTGCGGACCATCAGCGGGTGGACCTCGGCAAGTCATGCAGAGCCAGCGCAGCCGATGGGTGCCTCCACCTTGCGGAGCTATCCACATGCAACAACTTCCTGTGGCACATCTTCATCAAGCTACGCGAAGGGCGGCTGGGGCTGGCTCGCCTGCGCGGACGCGTGGTGCCTTTGGCCTTCAACACGCGGCGCAGGCGGTCCTTCATTCTGGTTCACTCGCCGCTGATGAAGCATCGCTCCATCGAGTTCCTGGAGATGCTTGAGTCACGGATGTCACCAAAGCAGTTCCCGCTACGGGAAGGCCTGGAGCTTAACAAACACCTGAGGCACGCCAGGCTCTGCTACGGCCTGCTGGACTACCAGACCAGGGACCCGATGGACGCGCTCCGCTCCACAGTGACCACGCTGGACACGCTGTAG